From the Nitrobacter hamburgensis X14 genome, one window contains:
- the pyrH gene encoding UMP kinase → MDEPAYRRVVVKLSGEYLAGSQPFGIDQPTVDRIAGDLASARALGTEIAVVVGGGNIFRGVEVSSRGVSRPTGDTMGMLATVMNCLALEAALERRGQSARALSAFVMPEVCELFTRNAAHKYLSEGRIVLLGGGTGNPYFTTDTTAVLRAAEIGAQAVLKATNVDGVYSSDPKKDPSATRFERLSHSQALEGGYKVMDATAFALARETSLPIIVFSIAEPGSIGAILKGTGRGTIVAS, encoded by the coding sequence ATGGATGAGCCGGCCTATCGTCGTGTTGTCGTTAAACTGTCCGGGGAATATCTGGCGGGTTCGCAGCCCTTCGGCATCGACCAGCCGACCGTCGATCGTATCGCCGGCGATCTGGCCTCTGCGCGTGCGCTGGGGACGGAAATCGCGGTTGTGGTCGGTGGTGGAAACATATTCCGGGGCGTCGAGGTGTCGTCCCGCGGCGTCTCGCGCCCGACCGGCGATACTATGGGAATGCTTGCGACCGTCATGAACTGCCTTGCGCTCGAGGCTGCCCTCGAACGTCGCGGGCAGTCGGCCCGTGCCCTGTCCGCGTTCGTGATGCCCGAAGTCTGCGAGCTTTTCACCCGCAATGCGGCGCATAAATACCTCTCGGAGGGCCGTATTGTTCTGCTCGGCGGCGGGACCGGCAATCCTTATTTCACGACCGACACCACGGCGGTGCTTCGCGCCGCAGAGATCGGCGCACAAGCCGTGCTCAAGGCGACGAACGTGGATGGTGTCTACAGTTCCGATCCGAAGAAGGATCCATCTGCCACGCGGTTCGAGCGGTTAAGTCACTCGCAGGCGCTCGAAGGCGGCTATAAGGTCATGGACGCGACTGCTTTCGCGCTTGCCCGCGAGACGTCGCTGCCTATCATTGTGTTCTCGATCGCCGAACCGGGTTCGATCGGTGCAATTTTGAAAGGCACCGGTCGAGGAACGATCGTGGCCAGTTGA